In Nostoc sp. GT001, a genomic segment contains:
- a CDS encoding response regulator transcription factor produces the protein MPLTILVVDDDLGTRLSVSDYLELSGYSVITANDGQEALFMVDEYHPDLIVTDIVMPRMNGYELVRRVRQQPVFRLLPVILLTARIKTQERILGYQSGCDLYLPKPFELEELAAAIRNLLERSQIIQSEYRFSHKDSLGISGLTKAGDAHNSLSTQIQKSHLHSALTHREQEVLELLTHGLSNAEMGHQLHLSPRTVEKYVSSLLRKTSTSNRAELVRYAMKHGLVE, from the coding sequence ATGCCCTTGACGATCCTTGTAGTGGATGATGATTTGGGCACTCGTCTGTCTGTTAGCGACTATCTTGAACTGTCTGGCTACTCAGTGATCACGGCTAATGACGGTCAAGAGGCTTTGTTTATGGTGGATGAGTATCATCCTGATTTGATTGTCACGGATATTGTTATGCCACGGATGAATGGCTATGAACTGGTGCGCCGGGTGCGTCAACAACCAGTGTTTCGTTTATTGCCTGTAATTTTATTAACGGCACGCATTAAAACCCAAGAAAGAATTCTGGGCTACCAGTCAGGGTGCGATTTATATTTGCCCAAGCCTTTTGAACTGGAAGAGTTAGCAGCAGCAATCCGCAATCTTTTGGAGCGATCGCAAATTATCCAATCAGAGTATCGTTTTTCTCATAAAGATAGTTTGGGCATTTCCGGTTTGACAAAAGCGGGAGATGCCCATAATTCTCTGTCCACTCAAATTCAGAAATCTCATCTGCACTCAGCCCTAACTCACAGAGAACAGGAAGTCTTAGAGTTATTGACTCATGGTCTTTCTAATGCCGAAATGGGTCATCAGCTACACCTGAGTCCTCGAACTGTGGAAAAGTACGTTAGCAGTTTATTGAGAAAAACCTCAACCAGCAACCGCGCGGAATTAGTCCGTTATGCGATGAAGCATGGTTTAGTGGAATAA
- a CDS encoding low molecular weight protein-tyrosine-phosphatase — MPYKLLFVCLGNICRSPSAENIMNHLIEEAGLSDRILCDSAGTSSYHVGSPPDRRMSAAAATKLGIKLRGQARQFLKSDFQDFDLILAMDQENYENILTLDRTKQYQHKVRLMCEFCSRHTLTEVPDPYYGGQEGFNQVIDLLIDACEGLLTKVKSEELGVMSEEL; from the coding sequence ATGCCTTACAAGTTGCTGTTTGTCTGCTTAGGTAACATCTGCCGATCGCCATCGGCAGAAAATATCATGAATCATCTCATTGAAGAGGCTGGCTTGAGCGATCGCATTCTCTGTGACTCTGCTGGTACATCTAGCTATCACGTTGGTAGCCCACCTGACAGACGTATGAGTGCTGCGGCTGCTACTAAATTGGGTATTAAACTGCGTGGTCAAGCACGACAGTTTCTAAAATCAGACTTTCAAGACTTTGATTTGATTTTGGCGATGGATCAAGAAAATTATGAGAACATCCTCACTCTCGATCGAACTAAGCAATATCAGCATAAAGTGCGTTTGATGTGCGAGTTTTGTTCTCGACACACTCTAACGGAAGTTCCAGATCCCTATTACGGTGGTCAAGAGGGATTTAATCAGGTTATTGATTTACTGATCGATGCTTGTGAAGGTCTGCTCACAAAAGTTAAAAGTGAAGAGTTAGGAGTTATGAGTGAGGAGTTATGA
- a CDS encoding YbaB/EbfC family nucleoid-associated protein produces the protein MTGKGQGFGFGLGKMKELAEAFKKAQQVQEGAKRLQEELEQMEIQGESGGGLVKVIVSGNQEPKRVEISPDALAEGAEVLSDLVTVAMKEAYNKSTATMRERMEELTSGLELPGF, from the coding sequence ATGACAGGAAAAGGACAGGGATTCGGCTTTGGCTTAGGAAAAATGAAAGAATTAGCCGAAGCTTTTAAGAAAGCGCAGCAAGTTCAAGAAGGCGCAAAGCGACTCCAAGAAGAATTGGAGCAAATGGAGATTCAAGGAGAATCTGGCGGTGGTCTGGTGAAGGTAATTGTCAGTGGAAACCAAGAACCCAAGCGGGTAGAAATTTCTCCAGATGCTTTAGCAGAAGGTGCAGAAGTACTTTCCGATCTCGTAACAGTGGCAATGAAAGAAGCCTACAACAAGTCCACAGCAACAATGCGGGAACGCATGGAAGAATTAACCAGTGGGTTGGAGTTACCTGGATTTTAG
- the murB gene encoding UDP-N-acetylmuramate dehydrogenase → MTISQAAGKVCTVSALNTKKQQRANSVESEVIYLPSTDCAIKSQASLSAFTSYRVGGAADLYVAPRNLEALQASLKYAKERNLKVTTLGAGSNLLVSDGGISGLVIATRHLRFNHFDPQTGQLTVAAGESIPSLAWAAAELGWQGLEWAVGIPGTAGGAVVMNAGAHNSCIADMLVSAEVLSPDGTLETLTPEQLGYSYRTSLLQGGDRIVTQATLQLAPGADPAKVVAITKEHKKHRLSTQPYNFPSCGSVFRNPKPYSAGWLIEQTGLKGYQIGGAQVALLHANFIVNRGGAKASDIFCLIRHIQHQVQERWSINLEPEVKMLGEFQGACG, encoded by the coding sequence ATGACCATTTCCCAGGCAGCTGGAAAAGTCTGCACAGTTTCTGCTTTGAATACAAAGAAACAACAAAGAGCTAATTCAGTGGAGAGTGAAGTAATTTACTTACCCAGTACTGATTGTGCAATCAAGTCCCAGGCTTCTTTGTCAGCGTTTACTTCCTATAGAGTTGGGGGAGCAGCTGATTTATACGTTGCCCCACGAAACTTAGAAGCACTGCAAGCAAGTCTTAAGTACGCAAAAGAACGTAATTTAAAGGTGACAACACTGGGAGCAGGTTCTAACTTGCTGGTAAGCGATGGTGGTATATCAGGCTTAGTTATTGCTACTCGTCATCTCCGCTTTAACCACTTTGACCCCCAAACCGGTCAATTAACCGTTGCTGCCGGAGAATCAATTCCCAGCTTGGCATGGGCGGCAGCAGAATTAGGGTGGCAAGGATTGGAGTGGGCTGTTGGTATCCCCGGAACAGCAGGAGGTGCCGTGGTGATGAACGCAGGGGCACATAATAGCTGTATCGCAGATATGTTAGTTAGTGCTGAGGTACTTTCACCCGATGGTACGCTGGAAACTCTTACCCCGGAACAGTTAGGTTATAGCTACCGGACTTCATTATTGCAAGGTGGCGATCGCATAGTCACCCAAGCTACCTTACAACTCGCGCCAGGTGCAGACCCAGCAAAAGTTGTGGCAATTACCAAAGAACACAAAAAGCATCGGTTAAGCACTCAACCATACAACTTCCCCAGTTGTGGCAGTGTATTTCGCAATCCCAAACCTTACAGTGCTGGCTGGTTAATTGAACAAACTGGTCTGAAAGGCTACCAAATTGGTGGAGCACAAGTAGCACTACTACATGCTAATTTTATCGTTAATCGTGGTGGAGCAAAAGCTAGTGATATCTTCTGTCTCATTCGCCACATCCAACATCAAGTACAAGAACGTTGGTCTATTAATTTAGAGCCAGAAGTCAAAATGCTCGGAGAGTTTCAAGGTGCTTGTGGATAA
- the murC gene encoding UDP-N-acetylmuramate--L-alanine ligase: MTNFVDFSGRPFHFIGIGGIGMSALAYVLAKRQFPVSGSDLRPNHITHKLESIGAHIFGKQEASNLEFFQPQVLADSVVLNSPEELPTDTKSKLPQVICSTAINTNNLEYKAVLELGCPVLHRSDVLAALIADYYSIAVAGTHGKTTTSSMIGYMLLEAGLDPTILVGGEVNAWSGNARLGQSQYLVAEADESDGSLVKHAPEIGIITNIELDHPDHYDTLEEVIDTFQTFAKGCKTLIGSIDCATVRDRLQPTISYSLHSDTDADYTVTNIDYRADGTTALVWERGKALGVLTLRLLSRHNLSNALAAVAVGRALGLEFGAIAKGIATFEGARRRFEFRGEVNGITFIDDYAHHPSEIRVTLAAARLQARPGQRVVAIFQPHRYSRTLTFLEEFAESFTHADLVVLTDIYSAGEPNLGQISGERLTAEIAKQHSPVVYQPTLPAVCEYLLETLRPGDLALFLGAGNLNQVIPEIITTLCELAKATS; the protein is encoded by the coding sequence ATGACTAATTTTGTAGATTTTAGTGGTAGACCATTTCATTTCATTGGCATCGGTGGCATAGGTATGTCTGCTCTGGCATACGTTCTTGCAAAGCGTCAATTTCCAGTGTCAGGTTCGGATCTTCGTCCTAACCACATTACGCACAAGTTGGAATCTATCGGTGCTCATATTTTCGGCAAACAAGAGGCAAGCAATCTCGAATTCTTTCAGCCTCAGGTATTGGCTGATTCAGTAGTATTAAATTCACCGGAAGAATTACCTACTGATACTAAGTCAAAACTGCCTCAAGTCATTTGTTCAACAGCAATAAACACTAATAATTTAGAATACAAAGCAGTTCTGGAATTAGGTTGTCCAGTTTTACATCGTTCAGATGTCCTAGCAGCTTTAATTGCCGATTATTACAGTATTGCAGTAGCAGGAACGCACGGCAAAACTACAACCAGTAGTATGATTGGCTATATGCTTCTAGAAGCAGGCCTAGACCCAACGATTTTAGTCGGTGGCGAAGTCAATGCTTGGTCCGGTAATGCTCGATTGGGACAAAGCCAATATTTGGTGGCCGAAGCAGATGAATCAGATGGTTCTCTGGTAAAACACGCTCCCGAAATTGGCATCATTACCAATATTGAACTCGATCATCCTGACCATTACGATACATTAGAAGAAGTCATTGACACCTTCCAGACATTTGCCAAGGGTTGTAAAACGTTGATAGGTAGCATTGACTGTGCTACAGTGCGCGATCGCTTACAACCCACAATCAGCTACAGCTTACACTCAGATACCGACGCTGATTACACCGTCACCAATATTGATTATCGTGCTGATGGTACCACAGCTTTGGTTTGGGAAAGAGGCAAAGCTTTGGGCGTGTTGACGTTGCGCTTGCTCAGTCGGCATAATCTCAGCAATGCTTTAGCGGCAGTGGCTGTTGGTCGCGCTTTGGGCTTAGAATTTGGAGCAATTGCCAAAGGTATCGCCACCTTTGAAGGAGCAAGACGACGCTTTGAGTTCCGAGGTGAAGTCAATGGCATTACCTTCATTGATGACTATGCTCATCACCCGAGCGAGATTCGCGTTACTCTCGCCGCAGCACGTTTACAGGCAAGACCAGGGCAAAGAGTGGTTGCCATCTTCCAACCTCATCGCTATAGCCGGACACTGACCTTTTTAGAAGAATTTGCCGAGTCTTTTACCCATGCTGATTTGGTGGTGCTGACTGATATTTACAGTGCAGGCGAACCTAATTTAGGGCAAATTAGTGGTGAACGTCTAACGGCGGAAATTGCTAAACAGCATTCTCCTGTCGTTTATCAACCAACTTTACCCGCAGTGTGTGAGTACTTGCTAGAAACACTACGCCCAGGAGACTTGGCACTGTTTTTAGGGGCTGGAAATTTGAACCAGGTGATTCCTGAAATAATTACGACACTTTGTGAGCTAGCTAAAGCCACATCCTAA
- the nadD gene encoding nicotinate (nicotinamide) nucleotide adenylyltransferase — protein sequence MQQLAIFGGTFDPIHWGHLLVAETALHQVSLEKVIWVPTLNPPHKEAALFEHRLQMLQLAIKDNPAFTVSLVETNRSGTSYAINTLIDLSACYPNTHWYWIVGLDTFQTLPGWYRGHELAQMCDWLIAPRQLGGETITQSKLICKQVEQQLKEESVIVHWQLLNIPLVGVSSSLIRKFCRKDQSIRYLVPESVRSYITNNNLYSYKSE from the coding sequence ATGCAGCAACTAGCAATTTTTGGTGGCACATTTGATCCAATTCATTGGGGACACCTGCTCGTAGCCGAGACAGCTTTGCATCAAGTCTCCCTTGAAAAGGTAATTTGGGTACCAACCCTAAATCCTCCTCACAAAGAAGCAGCTTTGTTTGAGCATCGTCTGCAAATGCTGCAATTAGCAATAAAAGATAACCCAGCATTTACTGTCTCACTAGTGGAGACTAATCGGTCTGGGACTTCTTATGCCATTAACACCCTGATTGACTTATCTGCTTGTTACCCAAATACTCACTGGTACTGGATTGTGGGCTTGGATACTTTCCAAACCTTACCCGGTTGGTACCGGGGACACGAATTAGCACAAATGTGTGATTGGTTAATCGCACCCCGACAGCTAGGTGGTGAGACTATAACTCAAAGCAAATTAATCTGCAAGCAAGTCGAGCAACAACTCAAGGAGGAGTCTGTGATCGTTCACTGGCAACTCTTGAATATACCTTTAGTAGGAGTTTCGTCAAGTCTAATTCGCAAATTTTGCCGCAAAGACCAGTCAATTCGTTATTTAGTCCCGGAATCGGTCAGATCATATATCACTAACAACAATCTCTACTCTTACAAATCTGAATAA